From a region of the Latilactobacillus sakei genome:
- the galE gene encoding UDP-glucose 4-epimerase GalE has product MSILVLGGAGYIGSHTVDQLIQRGYDVAVVDSLVTGHQGAINQQARFYQGDIRDKDFMRTVFQQEDVTGVIHFAAFSIVPESMQAPLKYFDNNTYGMTALLEVMNEFDVKRIVFSSTAATYGEPKSIPIKESDPQLPTNPYGESKLMMETMMKWADKAYGIKFVALRYFNVVGAKPDGSIGEDHHPETHLLPIVLQVAAGKRDQLSIFGDDYDTPDGTNVRDYVHVLDLADAHILAFEYLADGHDSNAFNLGSSTGFSNMEIVEAARKVTGKAIPLEMAPRRAGDPSTLIAASDKARETLGWAPQYDNMEAIIETAWNWHLNHPNGYADR; this is encoded by the coding sequence ATGTCAATTCTAGTTTTAGGGGGCGCCGGTTACATCGGTTCCCACACCGTTGATCAATTAATCCAACGCGGCTATGACGTCGCTGTTGTCGATAGTTTGGTAACGGGTCATCAAGGCGCCATCAATCAACAAGCCCGCTTTTATCAAGGTGATATCCGCGATAAAGACTTCATGCGGACCGTTTTCCAACAAGAAGACGTGACGGGCGTCATTCATTTTGCCGCCTTTTCAATCGTGCCTGAATCAATGCAAGCACCACTTAAATACTTCGATAACAACACTTATGGGATGACCGCCTTATTAGAAGTGATGAATGAATTCGATGTTAAACGCATCGTCTTTTCTTCAACTGCCGCTACTTATGGCGAACCTAAATCAATTCCGATCAAGGAATCTGATCCACAATTACCAACCAACCCTTACGGCGAAAGTAAATTAATGATGGAAACCATGATGAAATGGGCTGACAAAGCTTACGGCATTAAGTTTGTCGCCTTACGTTACTTCAATGTGGTTGGCGCTAAACCAGATGGTTCAATTGGTGAAGATCACCATCCTGAAACCCATCTCTTACCAATCGTCTTACAAGTTGCTGCAGGCAAACGTGATCAATTATCAATCTTTGGTGATGATTACGATACACCAGATGGTACCAACGTCCGCGATTACGTGCACGTTTTAGATTTAGCAGACGCCCACATCTTGGCCTTTGAATACCTCGCTGATGGTCATGACAGTAACGCCTTTAACTTAGGGTCTTCAACTGGTTTTTCAAACATGGAAATCGTTGAAGCCGCTCGTAAAGTAACTGGCAAAGCGATTCCACTTGAAATGGCCCCTCGTCGTGCCGGCGATCCAAGCACCTTGATTGCCGCTAGTGACAAAGCCCGCGAAACGCTCGGCTGGGCACCCCAATATGATAATATGGAAGCTATTATTGAAACCGCATGGAATTGGCATTTAAACCATCCTAACGGTTACGCTGATCGCTAA
- a CDS encoding multidrug ABC transporter ATP-binding protein, with amino-acid sequence MAQKYQSEWSQKISTKEQFQIMKRLFGYTKRYKRQFIGAIIAAAGLATINILLPRLLQVFMDRYLTKQTATTQILLGVAGLYALGVILKAITQFAQSFLFGMGSERAMEDVRRDLFRQLHRLGMRYFDQTPAGSIVSRVTNDTMTLIDYWNVFLSLLVGSFSIISAFIAMWLLSPKVALATAGFLPILLVIIWYYSSYSAKVYRHMREKLSQLNTKLNESIEGITIIQQFRQEKRLTAEFETVNEDYLKTREAMIRTNSLLLAPVVNLLYTLALVVVLSLFGITALHSFVAAGLVYAFTTYVSNFFNPMTNMMDSLSSLQDGMVAGRRIFRILDQTEFAPAQDADAASQITDGRVEFKHVSFSYDGKHEILHDISFVVEPGQTVALVGHTGSGKSSIINVMMRFYEFYEGEILIDGQDIRSFQTAELRRKMGLVLQDAFMFYGDIASNIRLFNDEITDEQIQAAAEFVQADEFIKELPGQYHARVIEGGAQFSSGQRQLLSFARTLVTNPKILVLDEATANIDTETESVIQTGLARLRQGRTSIAIAHRLSTIRDAELILVLDQGQIVERGNHDSLVAQKGRYYEMYQLQNGQSGL; translated from the coding sequence ATGGCACAAAAGTATCAATCTGAATGGTCACAAAAGATATCGACTAAAGAACAGTTTCAAATTATGAAACGCCTCTTTGGTTATACCAAGCGCTATAAGCGACAATTTATCGGCGCAATCATCGCAGCAGCGGGTTTAGCAACGATTAACATCTTGTTACCGCGTTTATTACAAGTTTTTATGGATCGTTACTTGACGAAACAAACGGCGACGACCCAGATTTTATTAGGGGTCGCTGGGTTATACGCCTTAGGGGTTATTTTGAAAGCTATCACCCAGTTTGCCCAATCTTTTCTTTTTGGAATGGGATCTGAACGTGCGATGGAAGATGTCCGCCGTGATCTTTTCCGTCAGTTGCATCGTTTAGGGATGCGTTATTTTGACCAAACACCGGCGGGGTCAATTGTTTCCCGCGTCACCAATGATACGATGACGTTAATTGATTATTGGAATGTATTCCTGTCATTATTAGTGGGCTCATTTTCAATTATCTCGGCGTTCATCGCAATGTGGTTATTATCGCCGAAGGTTGCACTAGCAACAGCTGGGTTCTTGCCAATCCTATTAGTCATTATTTGGTATTACAGCAGTTATAGTGCCAAGGTTTATCGCCATATGCGTGAAAAGTTGAGTCAATTGAACACTAAGTTGAACGAATCGATTGAAGGGATTACGATTATTCAACAGTTCCGCCAAGAAAAACGACTCACAGCTGAATTTGAAACGGTTAATGAAGATTATCTTAAAACAAGAGAAGCGATGATTCGGACTAATTCCTTATTATTGGCACCGGTCGTTAACTTGTTGTATACGTTGGCATTAGTGGTTGTTTTAAGTTTATTTGGAATTACAGCGTTGCATAGTTTTGTTGCGGCTGGGTTGGTTTATGCTTTTACCACGTACGTTAGCAACTTTTTCAATCCGATGACCAATATGATGGATTCATTATCCTCATTACAAGATGGGATGGTTGCGGGTCGTCGTATTTTTAGAATTCTGGATCAAACGGAATTTGCACCAGCCCAAGATGCCGATGCGGCTAGTCAAATTACCGATGGTCGTGTTGAATTCAAACACGTGTCGTTCTCGTATGATGGTAAGCATGAAATTCTTCATGATATTTCGTTTGTCGTTGAACCAGGCCAAACGGTTGCGCTAGTGGGGCATACCGGTTCTGGTAAAAGCTCGATTATCAACGTCATGATGCGTTTTTATGAATTTTACGAAGGGGAAATTTTAATTGACGGTCAAGATATTCGCAGTTTTCAAACAGCAGAATTACGCCGTAAAATGGGCTTAGTTTTACAAGATGCCTTCATGTTTTATGGGGACATTGCTTCTAATATTCGCTTGTTTAACGATGAAATCACGGATGAACAGATTCAAGCTGCCGCTGAATTTGTTCAAGCGGATGAATTTATTAAGGAACTACCTGGCCAATACCACGCACGAGTGATTGAAGGCGGCGCCCAATTTTCGAGTGGTCAACGCCAGTTACTTTCATTTGCTAGAACGTTAGTGACCAATCCGAAGATTCTGGTCTTGGATGAAGCGACTGCCAACATTGATACCGAAACAGAATCAGTGATTCAAACCGGCCTTGCTCGTTTGCGACAGGGGCGGACGAGTATTGCAATTGCCCATCGTTTATCAACGATTCGCGACGCAGAATTAATTCTCGTCTTGGATCAAGGTCAAATTGTCGAACGGGGCAATCATGATAGCTTAGTGGCCCAAAAAGGCCGCTATTATGAAATGTATCAATTACAAAATGGACAGAGTGGGCTATAA
- a CDS encoding multidrug ABC transporter permease/ATP-binding protein, which yields MGIFKKLGWYFKQEYRRYILGVIFLVLVAIVQIVPPKVIGTLIDLMAARKLKVSVLLMWIGVLLAAAILQYLFRYGWRTRIWGGAAKLERTLRSRLFWHFMKMDTTFFQKHRTGDLMAHATNDLTAIQQVAGAGILTFADSIITGGTTIIAMIIFVDWRLTLMALIPMPLLAVASGRLGTHLHTAFRESQAAFSKLNDKTQESVSGIKVLKTFGQEEADINDFDQIVTKTIAINKRVNFIDGLFDPAISLIIGLTYLVTIIYGGTLVMNHSITIGQLIAFISYIAALVWPMFAIGRLFNVLERGNASYDRVESLLKETSTIIEKPDAIQTLATGDIDYAIQQFAYPEEQTPTLTDVHFQLPQGKTLGIVGKVGSGKSTLIKLLLREYDQYQGQIKINQHDIRDYTLDALLDSIGYVPQDNFLFSTDVRDNIRFADFEKEQAAVEAAASSGAVHEDILTFAQGYDTVVGERGVSLSGGQKQRIAISRAIMTDPEILILDDSLSAVDAKTEEAILMNLKTLRANQTTIITANRLSSVMHADEIIVMDDGTIAERGTHDSLLAQQGWYAEMWVKQQLNQAMGGQ from the coding sequence ATGGGTATATTTAAGAAGTTAGGCTGGTATTTTAAACAAGAATATCGCCGCTATATATTAGGGGTTATTTTTTTAGTCTTAGTTGCGATTGTGCAGATTGTGCCACCAAAAGTGATTGGGACGTTAATCGATTTAATGGCCGCTCGAAAGTTAAAAGTGTCGGTCTTATTAATGTGGATTGGGGTCTTATTAGCAGCCGCGATTTTACAATATCTCTTTCGCTATGGTTGGCGGACTCGTATCTGGGGTGGCGCAGCCAAGTTAGAACGGACATTGCGGAGTCGTTTGTTCTGGCATTTTATGAAGATGGACACAACTTTCTTCCAAAAACACCGGACCGGTGATTTGATGGCCCATGCCACTAATGACTTAACCGCGATTCAACAAGTTGCGGGGGCTGGTATTTTAACGTTCGCGGATTCGATTATTACAGGTGGGACGACCATCATCGCGATGATTATTTTTGTTGATTGGCGGCTCACATTAATGGCCTTGATTCCGATGCCTTTATTGGCAGTGGCTTCAGGGCGCTTAGGCACGCATTTGCATACGGCTTTTAGAGAATCACAAGCAGCCTTTTCGAAGTTAAATGATAAGACGCAAGAGAGTGTTTCTGGGATTAAGGTTTTAAAAACGTTTGGTCAAGAAGAAGCGGATATCAACGATTTTGACCAAATTGTGACGAAGACAATTGCGATTAACAAGCGTGTTAACTTCATCGATGGGTTATTTGATCCAGCGATTAGTTTGATCATTGGGTTAACATACCTCGTCACGATTATCTATGGCGGAACGTTGGTCATGAACCACAGTATTACCATTGGCCAATTGATTGCTTTTATTAGTTATATCGCAGCTTTGGTTTGGCCAATGTTTGCGATTGGTCGTTTATTCAATGTGCTTGAACGTGGCAATGCTAGTTATGATCGGGTGGAATCATTATTAAAAGAAACTAGCACAATTATTGAAAAGCCAGATGCCATTCAAACGTTGGCAACTGGTGATATTGACTACGCGATTCAACAATTTGCTTATCCTGAAGAACAAACCCCAACTTTGACGGATGTACATTTCCAATTGCCACAAGGAAAGACATTAGGGATTGTGGGAAAGGTTGGTTCTGGTAAAAGTACTTTAATCAAGTTGCTATTACGGGAATATGATCAATATCAGGGCCAAATTAAAATTAACCAGCACGATATTCGGGATTACACATTAGATGCATTACTCGATAGTATTGGCTATGTACCACAGGACAACTTTTTATTTTCAACAGATGTTCGCGATAATATTCGGTTCGCGGATTTTGAAAAAGAACAAGCGGCCGTTGAAGCAGCGGCGAGCTCGGGTGCGGTTCATGAAGATATTTTAACGTTTGCACAGGGTTACGACACGGTCGTTGGCGAACGCGGCGTTTCCTTATCAGGTGGACAGAAACAGCGAATTGCTATTTCCCGGGCAATAATGACGGATCCTGAAATTTTAATTTTAGATGATTCATTATCTGCGGTCGATGCGAAGACGGAAGAAGCAATCTTAATGAATCTCAAGACGCTACGGGCAAATCAAACCACGATTATTACCGCTAATCGACTCAGTAGTGTGATGCATGCTGATGAGATTATCGTCATGGATGATGGAACGATTGCCGAACGTGGCACACATGATAGTTTATTAGCCCAACAAGGGTGGTATGCTGAGATGTGGGTTAAACAACAATTAAATCAAGCGATGGGGGGCCAATAG
- a CDS encoding LexA repressor: MTKTESKQLEVLRFIHERVQDKGYPPTVREICEAVNLSSTSTVHGHLARLEKKGLLQKDPTKPRAIELTPAGLTAIGATPQKIPVLGVVTAGVPILAVEEATDYFPLPPSLQTEQDLFMLTIRGESMINAGILDGDEVIIRKQSTADNGDIVIAMTAEDEATCKRFFKEADHYRLQPENDTFEPIILNEVSILGKVVGLYRDRM, translated from the coding sequence ATGACTAAAACTGAATCCAAACAATTAGAGGTCTTACGTTTTATTCACGAACGTGTTCAAGACAAAGGTTACCCGCCCACGGTCCGCGAGATTTGCGAAGCCGTTAATTTATCGTCCACTTCTACTGTCCATGGGCATTTAGCCCGACTTGAGAAGAAGGGCTTATTACAAAAGGATCCCACTAAACCACGGGCGATCGAGTTAACGCCCGCTGGTCTCACGGCCATTGGGGCGACACCGCAAAAGATTCCAGTCTTAGGGGTGGTTACTGCTGGTGTCCCTATTTTGGCAGTTGAAGAAGCAACTGATTACTTCCCACTACCACCTAGTTTGCAAACCGAACAGGATTTGTTCATGTTAACGATTCGTGGCGAGAGTATGATTAATGCCGGTATTTTAGATGGCGATGAGGTTATCATTCGGAAACAATCAACTGCTGATAATGGCGATATTGTCATTGCGATGACTGCTGAAGATGAAGCAACTTGCAAACGATTCTTCAAAGAAGCAGATCATTACCGTCTCCAACCAGAAAACGATACATTTGAACCGATTATTTTAAATGAAGTTAGCATTTTAGGGAAGGTCGTTGGCCTTTACCGCGATCGCATGTAA
- a CDS encoding adenine phosphoribosyltransferase gives MSINFKDYVASVPDFPEAGVTFRDISPLMSDGGAYAAATDKIVEYAKNKGVEMIVGPEARGFIVGCPVAYKLGVGFAPARKKGKLPRETVSASYGLEYGESTLYMHKDAVKPGQKVLVTDDLLATGGTIAATIKMVEELGGIVVGTAFFIELKDLNGREKIKDYDIFKLMEY, from the coding sequence ATGTCAATCAACTTTAAAGATTATGTCGCAAGTGTTCCGGATTTTCCGGAAGCTGGCGTTACTTTTCGTGATATCTCACCTTTGATGTCCGATGGTGGAGCATACGCAGCAGCAACGGATAAAATTGTTGAATACGCTAAGAACAAAGGCGTTGAAATGATCGTTGGCCCTGAAGCCCGGGGCTTTATCGTTGGCTGTCCAGTTGCTTACAAATTAGGTGTCGGTTTTGCACCTGCTCGTAAGAAGGGCAAGTTGCCACGCGAAACAGTTTCAGCTAGCTATGGTTTAGAATACGGTGAATCAACGTTGTATATGCACAAAGATGCTGTTAAACCAGGCCAAAAAGTCTTAGTGACAGATGACTTATTAGCAACCGGTGGCACAATTGCCGCAACAATCAAAATGGTTGAAGAACTAGGCGGGATCGTCGTGGGGACAGCCTTCTTCATCGAATTGAAGGACTTAAACGGCCGCGAAAAGATTAAGGACTATGATATTTTCAAATTAATGGAATATTAA
- a CDS encoding alpha/beta hydrolase has product MKKKRWLKWSLISVIILIVIGIFGATLYMYQYAFVPGQKSFLNNGHPSKFYRDNQKWLARADKVKWYQKSATDDLKLDAIYVPAAKKTNKTVVVAHGYMGYKEDMARYIHLYHDLGYNVLAPDDRGSGESEGNYIGYGWPDRLDYVKWIKQVIAKNGQDSQIALFGVSMGGATVMYTAGEKLPKQVKAVIEDCGYSSISGELAYQLNDLFGLPKFPLFYTTNLMARVRAGYNFSEGDATKSLAKSKLPIMLIHGAQDKFVPTKMVYENYKAANAPKQLWVVPDAGHGEALAKQPTAYRNKVAKFLNQYWEK; this is encoded by the coding sequence ATGAAAAAGAAACGCTGGCTGAAATGGTCTTTAATAAGCGTTATTATTTTGATTGTGATCGGTATCTTTGGCGCAACGCTGTATATGTATCAATATGCTTTCGTACCAGGTCAAAAATCATTCTTGAATAATGGTCACCCTAGCAAATTTTATCGCGATAATCAGAAATGGTTGGCAAGAGCCGATAAAGTGAAGTGGTATCAAAAGTCAGCGACCGATGATCTTAAGTTAGACGCGATTTACGTGCCAGCTGCTAAAAAGACGAATAAAACAGTCGTTGTCGCGCATGGTTATATGGGCTACAAAGAAGATATGGCGCGTTATATCCATCTCTATCATGACTTGGGATACAACGTATTGGCACCTGATGACCGTGGTTCCGGTGAATCGGAAGGCAATTATATCGGTTATGGTTGGCCAGATCGCTTAGATTATGTTAAATGGATCAAACAAGTGATTGCTAAAAATGGTCAGGACAGCCAAATTGCACTCTTCGGGGTCAGCATGGGTGGTGCCACCGTGATGTACACTGCTGGCGAAAAGTTGCCCAAACAGGTTAAAGCAGTGATTGAAGACTGTGGGTATAGCAGTATCTCAGGTGAGTTGGCTTATCAACTCAACGATTTGTTTGGCTTACCGAAGTTCCCGCTATTTTATACGACTAACTTGATGGCGCGGGTCCGTGCTGGGTATAACTTTAGTGAAGGGGATGCGACTAAGAGTCTCGCTAAGTCGAAATTACCAATCATGTTGATTCATGGCGCTCAAGATAAATTCGTACCAACCAAGATGGTTTACGAAAATTACAAAGCTGCTAATGCGCCTAAGCAATTATGGGTTGTTCCAGATGCAGGTCATGGGGAAGCATTAGCCAAGCAACCAACTGCTTATCGCAACAAGGTTGCAAAGTTTTTGAATCAGTATTGGGAAAAATAG
- a CDS encoding DUF896 family protein yields MAMDQKRLDRINELAHKAKAEGLTPEETAERQELRDAYLKDFRASFRSQVEMLQVYDKDGKEVTPEKVKDIQREKGLRDD; encoded by the coding sequence ATGGCAATGGATCAAAAACGACTCGATCGTATTAATGAATTAGCACATAAAGCAAAAGCAGAGGGTTTAACACCTGAAGAAACAGCAGAACGTCAAGAATTGCGCGACGCTTATTTGAAGGATTTCCGTGCTAGTTTCCGCTCACAAGTTGAGATGTTACAAGTTTATGATAAAGATGGTAAGGAAGTCACACCTGAAAAAGTGAAGGACATTCAACGTGAAAAGGGTTTACGTGACGATTAA
- a CDS encoding 1-acyl-sn-glycerol-3-phosphate acyltransferase, protein MFFSFARFIVRILAWLLNGRINVENKSALPEGTYVLVGPHRTWWDPIFFALAASPRKFTFMAKEELFKNPILRFILKHANAFPVNRQNPGPSAIKTPVKALRSKDLSLIMFPTGSRYSSELKGGAVVIAKMARVPLVPAVYQGPLKFSDVLKRKKITIRFGEPIPVDPKLKLNDENLTMIGDQMQAAFDQIDHDINPDFKYEIDDHK, encoded by the coding sequence ATGTTTTTCTCATTTGCCCGCTTCATCGTGCGGATTCTTGCCTGGTTACTTAATGGCCGAATCAACGTTGAAAACAAATCAGCTTTACCAGAGGGCACCTACGTTCTAGTTGGTCCCCATCGGACTTGGTGGGATCCCATCTTCTTCGCACTTGCTGCAAGCCCGCGTAAGTTTACGTTTATGGCTAAAGAAGAATTATTCAAAAATCCAATCTTACGTTTTATCTTGAAACACGCCAATGCGTTTCCTGTTAACCGTCAAAATCCCGGCCCCTCAGCGATTAAAACACCGGTTAAAGCCCTACGTTCAAAGGACTTATCTTTAATCATGTTTCCCACTGGTAGCCGTTATTCAAGCGAATTAAAAGGTGGTGCAGTGGTCATTGCTAAAATGGCACGGGTCCCATTAGTGCCTGCCGTTTATCAAGGCCCCTTGAAGTTTTCAGACGTCTTAAAACGTAAAAAGATTACGATTCGTTTCGGCGAACCGATTCCAGTTGACCCTAAACTTAAATTAAACGACGAAAATCTGACAATGATTGGTGATCAAATGCAAGCCGCTTTTGATCAAATCGATCACGACATCAATCCGGATTTTAAATATGAGATTGACGATCACAAATAA
- the recJ gene encoding single-stranded-DNA-specific exonuclease RecJ, with amino-acid sequence MEAQYEWQLKPVPTEAELQTIIKDNPLPKAAAQLLWQRGLRDAEQINNFMNPNVGQLHDPYALHDMQKAIDRIQAAIVNGEKITIYGDYDADGITSTTLMKETLDDLGAAVEVYVPNRFKDGYGPNLEAYKRLIENGTQLIVTVDNGVSGLAPIAYAQEHGVDVVVTDHHELPAELPNAVAIVHPRHPEGQYPFGELCGVGVAFKVATALLEEIPYDKLDLAAIGTVCDIVPLVDENRTLVSLGLQQLQNTDRPGLVALCQSAGLEQATLDATNIGFGIGPRLNAIGRLGDATLGVQLLTTLDDEEAVEQAQFIEQQNKKRQGLVQEITATAMTIAETPENQASTTLVIAHEGWHEGVLGIVASHVVEQTGKPTLVLTIDPETGLAKGSGRSVTAFHLFKALDAHRELLVHFGGHHMAVGLTAKVDQLAMIQTAMNEYAQVNQLDLTGRQPLSVDLALTLADITPDLYQALQQLAPFGSDNPEPLIELSAPQLADVKQIGADQKHLKMMAVDQQQQLAVLAFNKGALMPDLTAAEDVKLVGSLSENTWRGQTTLQLMVKDLATSGQVILDQRSNRLTKQLFQATGDYVFFNDKMREQLQAYLPAGSQALLATDEQVATSQELIVVDEPADLTAFEQFYQQQQAARLSLIFYAKHSAYLEGMPTKQQFATFLVYLRKHPNIEKARLAELAAYLKLQLPLMIFMLQVFFDLGFVRIERGLITAELQPEKHALESAPSYQKRLAKIEMEKQLVYSTFTEVKDWLATLPAVANR; translated from the coding sequence TTGGAAGCACAATATGAATGGCAATTAAAACCAGTACCAACTGAAGCTGAATTACAAACAATTATAAAAGATAATCCGCTACCTAAGGCTGCGGCGCAACTTTTGTGGCAACGCGGCTTGCGGGATGCAGAACAGATCAATAATTTTATGAATCCCAATGTCGGCCAACTTCATGATCCATACGCTTTGCATGATATGCAAAAGGCGATTGATCGGATTCAAGCAGCAATTGTGAATGGCGAAAAAATTACGATTTATGGCGATTATGACGCAGATGGGATTACCAGCACCACTTTAATGAAGGAAACTTTAGATGATTTAGGCGCCGCTGTTGAAGTCTATGTGCCTAATCGGTTTAAGGACGGTTATGGGCCTAATTTAGAAGCTTATAAACGCTTGATTGAAAATGGCACCCAATTAATTGTGACTGTTGATAACGGGGTGAGCGGCCTAGCACCAATCGCTTACGCGCAAGAACACGGTGTTGACGTGGTTGTGACCGATCATCATGAGTTACCAGCAGAATTACCCAATGCAGTGGCGATTGTGCATCCTAGACATCCAGAAGGACAATATCCGTTTGGTGAACTCTGTGGGGTCGGTGTGGCGTTTAAAGTGGCGACTGCTTTATTGGAAGAGATTCCTTATGATAAATTAGATTTAGCTGCAATCGGGACGGTTTGTGATATCGTCCCCTTAGTCGATGAAAACCGGACGTTGGTCAGTTTAGGTTTACAACAATTACAAAATACCGATCGACCAGGTTTGGTCGCATTATGTCAATCAGCCGGCTTAGAACAAGCAACCCTAGATGCCACTAATATTGGGTTTGGAATTGGCCCGCGTTTAAATGCGATTGGTCGGTTAGGGGATGCGACTCTTGGTGTGCAACTATTGACGACGCTCGATGACGAAGAAGCGGTCGAACAGGCCCAATTTATTGAACAACAAAATAAAAAACGCCAAGGCTTAGTCCAAGAAATTACGGCAACAGCGATGACAATCGCTGAAACACCGGAAAATCAAGCAAGTACCACTTTGGTCATTGCCCATGAAGGCTGGCACGAAGGGGTGCTAGGGATTGTGGCTAGTCACGTTGTTGAACAAACTGGTAAACCAACCTTAGTCTTGACGATTGACCCGGAAACTGGTTTAGCTAAAGGCTCTGGCCGTAGTGTGACAGCTTTCCATCTCTTTAAAGCGTTAGATGCGCATCGTGAATTATTGGTTCATTTTGGGGGCCATCACATGGCCGTTGGTTTGACTGCTAAGGTTGATCAATTAGCGATGATTCAAACTGCGATGAACGAGTATGCGCAAGTTAACCAGTTAGATTTAACGGGACGCCAACCATTATCAGTTGATTTAGCGCTGACGTTGGCCGATATTACGCCTGATTTATATCAAGCCTTACAACAATTGGCACCGTTTGGTAGCGATAATCCAGAACCGTTAATTGAACTTAGCGCGCCCCAGTTAGCTGATGTCAAACAAATTGGTGCTGATCAAAAGCACTTGAAGATGATGGCGGTCGATCAACAACAGCAATTAGCGGTCTTAGCTTTCAATAAGGGGGCTTTGATGCCTGATTTAACTGCTGCAGAAGATGTAAAACTGGTCGGAAGCTTGAGTGAGAATACTTGGCGCGGTCAAACGACATTGCAATTAATGGTAAAAGACCTTGCCACGAGCGGGCAAGTCATACTTGATCAGCGTAGCAATCGTCTGACAAAACAATTATTCCAAGCAACAGGCGACTACGTCTTTTTTAATGATAAAATGCGCGAGCAACTGCAAGCTTATTTACCAGCAGGGAGTCAAGCGTTGTTAGCGACTGATGAACAAGTCGCGACAAGCCAAGAACTGATTGTGGTCGATGAACCGGCTGATTTAACTGCTTTTGAACAATTCTATCAACAACAACAGGCGGCTAGATTAAGTCTGATTTTTTATGCTAAACACTCTGCTTATTTAGAAGGAATGCCGACAAAACAACAGTTTGCGACCTTCTTAGTCTACTTGCGGAAGCACCCAAACATTGAAAAAGCGCGGTTAGCTGAATTAGCCGCGTATTTAAAGTTACAATTACCGCTAATGATTTTCATGTTGCAGGTGTTTTTTGACCTCGGATTTGTTAGAATAGAACGTGGTCTGATTACGGCCGAGTTACAACCTGAAAAGCATGCACTGGAAAGTGCACCAAGTTATCAAAAACGATTAGCTAAAATTGAAATGGAAAAACAGCTTGTTTATTCAACCTTTACCGAGGTGAAAGACTGGCTAGCAACTCTCCCAGCAGTAGCAAATCGCTAA
- a CDS encoding SAM-dependent methyltransferase, producing the protein MLKADERIDQLFRLDIQIIQSPAVFSYSMDAVLLADFAQLPKRGLIVDLCAGNGAVGLFMSPKTNGQIVGVELQPRLADMAQRSIELNDLTEQLRVLNMDLKDVTTVIKKDSVDIVTCNPPYFKVAPNSQKNPNEHLALARHEIATDLRTVVQTMSGLLKMNGKGYLVHRPERFLEICDELRAARMEPKRVRFVYPKAGKEASMVLIEAVKDGKKGGLRMLPELTIYDENSDYTPEMRTKLFMAEDD; encoded by the coding sequence ATGTTAAAAGCAGACGAAAGAATTGATCAGTTATTCCGATTAGATATTCAAATTATTCAAAGTCCAGCCGTCTTTTCCTATTCAATGGATGCGGTCTTGTTAGCTGATTTTGCGCAATTGCCAAAGCGGGGCCTGATTGTTGATTTATGTGCTGGTAATGGGGCAGTGGGTTTATTTATGAGCCCCAAAACAAACGGCCAAATCGTAGGGGTCGAATTACAACCACGTTTGGCAGATATGGCACAACGCTCAATTGAATTGAACGATTTGACGGAACAGTTGCGTGTTTTGAATATGGATTTGAAAGATGTGACAACCGTTATTAAAAAAGATAGCGTCGATATTGTGACCTGTAATCCACCGTACTTTAAGGTGGCGCCCAATAGTCAAAAGAATCCGAATGAACACCTAGCTCTAGCGCGCCACGAAATTGCGACGGATTTAAGAACCGTGGTCCAAACGATGAGTGGTTTGTTGAAGATGAATGGTAAAGGCTACCTCGTGCACCGTCCAGAACGCTTCTTAGAAATCTGTGATGAATTGCGGGCAGCGCGCATGGAACCTAAACGCGTCCGGTTTGTTTATCCTAAAGCCGGTAAAGAAGCCAGCATGGTATTGATCGAAGCGGTCAAAGATGGTAAAAAAGGAGGCTTGCGAATGCTTCCGGAACTTACAATCTATGATGAAAATAGCGATTATACCCCAGAAATGCGCACGAAGTTATTCATGGCAGAAGATGACTGA